One segment of Mycolicibacterium sp. YH-1 DNA contains the following:
- a CDS encoding FAD-dependent oxidoreductase, with the protein MDPDYDVLIIGSGFGGSVSALRLTEKGYRVGVLEAGRRYEDADFAKTSWNLRKFLWAPQFGMYGIQRIHLLRNVMILAGAGVGGGSLNYANTLYVPPDPFFNDAQWKDITDWRAELMPHYDQAQRMLGVVTNPTFTDADRIMKEVADDMGVGDTFVPTPVGVFFGPDGEKVPGKTVPDPYFGGAGPARTGCLECGACMTGCRYGAKNTLLKNYLGLAESAGAQVHPLTIVTGFEQRPDGLWEVRTARTGSKLRRRRKTFTARHVVLAAGTYGTQKLLFKMRDKGKLPKLSDKLGVLTRTNSESIVGAATLKVTGEYDLTHGVAITSSIHPTSDTHVEPVRYGKGSNAMGLLQTLMTDGTGPQGTDTPRWRQLLDQAGEDPKQMLRMLNPRQWSERTVIALVMQHLDNSITTFTRKTKFGFRMLDSKQGHGEPNPTWIPAGNEVTRRIARKINGVAGGTWGELFNIPLTAHFLGGAAIGDSPEHGVIDPYQRVYNYPTLHVMDGASISANLGVNPSLSITAQAERAASLWPNKGENDLRPDQGDPYRRLAPVAPGHPVVPATAPAALRRLPIEPVSSAG; encoded by the coding sequence ATGGATCCTGACTACGACGTCCTGATCATCGGCTCGGGCTTCGGGGGCAGCGTCAGCGCGCTGCGGCTCACCGAGAAGGGCTACCGAGTCGGCGTGCTGGAGGCCGGCCGGCGCTATGAGGACGCGGACTTCGCGAAGACATCGTGGAACCTGCGTAAGTTCCTGTGGGCGCCGCAGTTCGGCATGTACGGCATCCAGCGCATCCACTTGCTGCGCAACGTGATGATCCTGGCCGGCGCCGGTGTCGGAGGCGGTTCGCTCAACTACGCCAACACGCTGTACGTGCCGCCGGACCCGTTCTTCAACGACGCGCAGTGGAAGGACATCACCGACTGGCGCGCCGAGCTCATGCCGCACTATGACCAGGCTCAGCGGATGCTCGGCGTCGTGACCAACCCGACGTTCACCGATGCCGACCGCATCATGAAGGAGGTCGCCGACGATATGGGTGTCGGCGACACGTTCGTCCCGACGCCCGTCGGTGTGTTCTTCGGGCCCGATGGCGAGAAGGTGCCGGGCAAGACGGTGCCCGACCCGTACTTCGGCGGTGCGGGCCCGGCGCGGACAGGCTGTCTTGAGTGCGGAGCATGCATGACGGGCTGCCGGTACGGTGCCAAGAACACTCTGCTCAAGAACTACCTGGGATTAGCGGAATCGGCTGGCGCACAGGTGCATCCGCTGACCATCGTCACCGGTTTCGAACAGCGCCCAGACGGGCTGTGGGAGGTGCGCACCGCGCGCACCGGCAGCAAGCTGCGCCGCAGGCGCAAGACGTTCACGGCGCGCCACGTCGTCCTCGCCGCGGGCACCTATGGCACGCAGAAGCTGTTGTTCAAGATGCGTGACAAGGGCAAGCTGCCCAAGCTGTCCGACAAGCTCGGCGTGCTGACGCGGACCAACTCGGAGTCCATCGTCGGCGCCGCCACCCTGAAGGTCACCGGCGAGTACGACCTCACTCACGGTGTGGCGATCACGTCGTCGATCCACCCGACGAGCGACACCCACGTCGAACCCGTGCGTTACGGCAAGGGCTCGAACGCGATGGGTCTGCTGCAGACGCTGATGACAGACGGCACCGGACCGCAGGGCACTGACACCCCGCGGTGGCGGCAGCTGCTGGATCAGGCGGGCGAGGATCCGAAGCAGATGCTGCGAATGCTCAATCCCAGGCAGTGGAGCGAGCGCACCGTGATCGCGCTGGTCATGCAGCACTTGGACAACTCGATCACCACCTTCACCAGGAAGACGAAGTTCGGCTTCCGCATGTTGGACAGCAAGCAGGGCCACGGTGAGCCGAACCCGACGTGGATCCCGGCGGGCAATGAGGTCACCCGGCGTATCGCCAGGAAGATCAACGGCGTTGCCGGAGGCACGTGGGGGGAGCTGTTCAACATCCCGCTGACCGCGCACTTCCTCGGCGGCGCCGCGATCGGTGACAGCCCCGAGCACGGTGTCATCGACCCGTATCAGCGGGTGTACAACTACCCGACGCTGCACGTCATGGACGGTGCGTCGATCTCGGCCAACCTCGGGGTGAACCCATCGCTGTCGATCACCGCGCAGGCTGAACGGGCCGCCTCGCTCTGGCCGAACAAGGGTGAGAACGATCTGCGACCCGATCAGGGGGACCCGTACCGCAGGCTGGCGCCGGTCGCGCCCGGACATCCGGTCGTGCCGGCGACAGCGCCTGCGGCCCTGCGGCGGTTGCCGATCGAGCCGGTCAGCTCCGCAGGCTGA
- a CDS encoding MerR family transcriptional regulator, which translates to MTPAKPPRQPAGAISTILGGLRRAPRQIRRGSRDVIENAVSQLFDAAVQPHGIESSGEYRIEELARLAGTTTRNIRVYRDRGLLHPPLRVGRIALFNDTHLTRLRLITSMLDRGYNIAHVNEMLSAWEQGKDLGDMLGLESAIAGSWATERPERMSETEARQLVNDDDAFERMLGNGVLKRDPDDADRITVVRPKLIEIFNEIHEYGVATSKLVDLHEQITPLIDQISGLLVAAGVEHVVDRLKPGAVLPPDTELAELITMLVRFRTQAVSAVTATLAFSIESTIESAVSQILGDFIAKEAEREPEA; encoded by the coding sequence ATGACCCCAGCCAAGCCTCCTCGGCAGCCAGCGGGTGCCATCTCGACGATCCTGGGCGGGTTGCGTCGCGCACCCCGCCAGATCCGAAGGGGTTCCCGCGACGTCATCGAGAACGCGGTGTCGCAGCTGTTCGACGCCGCGGTCCAACCGCATGGCATCGAGTCCTCCGGCGAGTACCGCATCGAGGAGCTGGCCCGGCTGGCAGGCACCACCACACGCAACATCAGGGTGTACCGCGACCGCGGTCTGTTGCATCCGCCGCTGCGGGTCGGCCGCATCGCGTTGTTCAACGACACCCACCTGACCCGACTACGCCTCATCACCTCGATGCTCGATCGGGGCTACAACATCGCGCATGTCAACGAGATGTTGTCGGCGTGGGAACAGGGCAAGGACCTCGGCGACATGCTCGGCCTGGAGTCCGCGATCGCCGGCAGCTGGGCCACCGAACGGCCTGAGCGGATGTCGGAGACAGAGGCCCGGCAGCTGGTCAATGACGATGACGCATTCGAGCGGATGCTGGGCAACGGGGTGCTCAAACGCGATCCCGACGACGCCGACCGGATAACCGTGGTGCGCCCCAAGCTGATCGAGATCTTCAACGAGATCCACGAATACGGTGTCGCCACCTCCAAGCTCGTCGACCTGCACGAGCAGATCACCCCGCTCATCGACCAGATCAGCGGACTGCTCGTGGCTGCCGGAGTCGAGCACGTCGTCGATCGACTCAAGCCCGGTGCGGTGCTGCCACCGGATACCGAACTCGCCGAACTGATCACGATGCTGGTGCGGTTCCGCACGCAGGCGGTCAGTGCGGTGACGGCGACGCTGGCCTTCTCGATCGAGTCGACCATCGAATCGGCGGTGAGTCAGATCCTCGGCGACTTCATCGCCAAGGAGGCCGAGCGCGAGCCCGAGGCCTGA
- a CDS encoding TetR/AcrR family transcriptional regulator, whose translation MTTRPPSKQVAAPVGREEVAAAVLEAASELFAERGPAATSIRDVATRSKVNHGLVFRHFGTKDRLVGSVLDHLAGNITDLRRAGATQAEIEQAAGRHFRVMARALLDGYPVGQLQSSFPNLTELLEQLRPRFDDDTSAKLAAANVVALQLGWHLFQPFLRTALGLDAVDDAVVRESIAAAAADLTEPR comes from the coding sequence ATGACTACACGGCCGCCATCCAAGCAGGTCGCGGCCCCGGTGGGGCGTGAGGAAGTGGCGGCAGCGGTGCTCGAGGCCGCATCCGAGTTGTTCGCGGAACGGGGGCCGGCCGCCACCTCGATCCGCGATGTCGCGACACGGTCGAAGGTCAACCACGGGCTGGTGTTCCGTCACTTCGGTACCAAGGACCGCCTCGTCGGTTCGGTTCTCGATCACCTCGCGGGCAACATCACCGACCTGCGCCGCGCCGGCGCGACGCAGGCGGAGATCGAACAGGCTGCTGGCCGGCACTTTCGGGTGATGGCTCGCGCGCTGCTGGACGGCTATCCGGTGGGGCAGTTGCAGAGCAGCTTCCCGAATCTGACCGAACTACTCGAGCAGCTCCGCCCCCGCTTCGATGACGACACCAGCGCCAAGCTCGCGGCCGCGAACGTCGTTGCACTGCAACTCGGCTGGCATCTCTTCCAGCCCTTTCTGCGCACCGCGCTCGGCCTGGACGCGGTCGACGACGCCGTCGTTCGCGAGTCCATAGCCGCGGCGGCAGCCGATCTCACCGAACCTCGGTGA
- the guaA gene encoding glutamine-hydrolyzing GMP synthase, which produces MESAAPRPVLVVDFGAQYAQLIARRVREARVYSEVIPHNATIEEIKAKDPQAIVLSGGPASVYAEGAPRLDPALFDLGIPVFGICYGFQAMAQALGGTVAHTGTSEYGRTTLNVTGGQLHSDLPESQPVWMSHGDAVTEAPTGFDVVATSAGAPVAAFEDRGRRLAGVQYHPEVLHTPHGQQILSRFLHDFAGIGSTWTAANIADALVEQVRTQIGDGRAICALSGGVDSAVAAAIVQKAIGDRLTCVFVDHGLLRAGERGQVQRDFVAATGAKLVTVDAEERFLETLSGVTNPEGKRKIIGREFIRAFEGAVRKIVEDGGPDVEFLVQGTLYPDVVESGGGTGAANIKSHHNVGGLPADLKFKLVEPLRLLFKDEVRAVGRELGVPEEIVARQPFPGPGLAIRIVGEVTASRLDTLRRADSIAREELTAAGLDNQIWQCPVVLLADVRSVGVQGDGRTYGHPIVLRPVSSEDAMTADWTRVPYGVLERISTRITNEVPEVNRVVLDVTSKPPGTIEWE; this is translated from the coding sequence GTGGAATCTGCAGCCCCCCGCCCCGTCCTGGTCGTCGACTTCGGCGCGCAGTACGCGCAGCTCATCGCGCGACGTGTCCGCGAAGCGCGGGTCTACTCCGAGGTGATCCCGCACAACGCGACCATCGAGGAGATCAAGGCCAAGGACCCTCAGGCGATCGTCCTGTCCGGCGGCCCCGCCAGCGTGTACGCCGAAGGGGCGCCTCGGCTCGACCCGGCGCTGTTCGATCTCGGGATCCCGGTCTTCGGTATCTGCTACGGCTTCCAGGCGATGGCCCAGGCCCTCGGCGGTACGGTCGCGCACACCGGCACCAGCGAGTACGGCCGCACGACGCTCAATGTCACCGGGGGACAGCTCCATTCGGACCTGCCGGAGAGCCAGCCGGTGTGGATGAGCCACGGTGACGCCGTCACCGAGGCGCCCACCGGTTTCGATGTCGTCGCCACCAGTGCCGGGGCGCCGGTCGCGGCGTTCGAGGACCGCGGCCGTCGTCTCGCCGGGGTGCAGTACCACCCCGAGGTTCTGCACACGCCGCACGGGCAGCAGATTCTGAGCCGGTTCCTGCACGACTTCGCCGGGATCGGCTCGACGTGGACTGCGGCCAATATCGCCGACGCACTCGTCGAACAGGTCCGCACCCAGATCGGCGACGGCCGGGCGATCTGTGCGCTGTCCGGCGGCGTGGACTCCGCCGTTGCGGCTGCGATAGTCCAGAAGGCCATCGGTGATCGCCTGACGTGTGTGTTCGTGGACCACGGCCTGCTGCGCGCCGGCGAGCGCGGTCAGGTGCAACGCGACTTCGTCGCGGCGACGGGCGCGAAACTCGTCACAGTGGACGCCGAGGAACGGTTCCTCGAGACGCTGTCCGGTGTGACCAACCCCGAGGGCAAGCGCAAGATCATCGGCCGCGAGTTCATCCGCGCGTTCGAGGGTGCGGTGCGCAAGATCGTCGAAGACGGTGGACCGGACGTCGAGTTCCTGGTCCAGGGCACGCTGTATCCGGATGTCGTGGAGTCGGGCGGCGGTACCGGTGCGGCGAACATCAAGAGCCACCACAACGTGGGCGGTCTGCCCGCCGACCTGAAGTTCAAGCTCGTCGAACCGTTGCGGCTGCTGTTCAAGGACGAGGTGCGCGCCGTCGGGCGCGAACTCGGAGTACCCGAGGAAATCGTTGCGCGCCAACCCTTCCCGGGACCAGGTCTGGCCATCCGGATCGTCGGCGAGGTGACTGCGTCGCGGCTGGACACGCTGCGTCGGGCGGACTCCATCGCGCGCGAGGAACTCACCGCGGCGGGTCTGGACAACCAGATCTGGCAGTGCCCGGTGGTGCTGCTGGCTGATGTGCGGTCCGTCGGCGTGCAGGGTGACGGACGCACCTACGGTCATCCGATCGTGCTGCGCCCGGTGTCGAGCGAGGACGCCATGACCGCGGACTGGACGCGGGTGCCCTACGGAGTGCTGGAACGCATCTCGACGCGGATCACCAACGAGGTGCCCGAGGTCAACCGGGTGGTGCTCGACGTGACGAGCAAGCCGCCGGGCACCATCGAGTGGGAGTGA
- a CDS encoding GuaB3 family IMP dehydrogenase-related protein — MVEIGLGRNARRTYELDDINIVPSRRTRSSQDVSTTWQLDAYRFEIPVVSHPTDALVSPEFAIELGKQGGLGVLNGEGLIGRHADVEARVAEVIEVAAKEPDPTAAIRMLQQLHAAPLDPELLGAAVMRIRDAGVVTAVRVSPQNAQALTPTLVAAGIDLLVIQGTIISAERVASDGEPLNLKTFISELDVPVVAGGVLDHRTALHLMRTGAAGVIVGYGSTAGVTTSDEVLGISVPMATAIADAAAARREYLDETGGRYVHVLADGDIHTSGELAKAIACGADAVVLGTPLAAAEESQGGGWFWPSAAAHPSLPRGALLQVALGERPSLAQVLSGPSDDPFGSLNLVGGLRRAMAKAGYCDLKEFQKVGLAVGS, encoded by the coding sequence ATGGTTGAAATCGGGTTGGGCAGAAACGCCCGACGGACCTATGAACTCGACGACATCAACATCGTGCCGTCGAGGCGAACCCGGTCCTCGCAGGACGTGTCGACGACATGGCAGCTCGATGCCTACCGCTTCGAGATCCCGGTCGTCTCCCATCCCACCGACGCCTTGGTCTCGCCCGAGTTCGCCATCGAACTGGGCAAGCAGGGTGGGCTGGGCGTGCTCAACGGCGAGGGCCTGATCGGCAGGCACGCCGACGTCGAGGCCAGGGTCGCCGAGGTGATCGAGGTCGCGGCCAAGGAGCCTGATCCGACGGCGGCGATCCGGATGCTTCAGCAGTTGCACGCCGCCCCACTGGATCCCGAGCTGCTCGGTGCCGCGGTCATGCGCATCCGAGACGCCGGCGTTGTCACCGCGGTGCGGGTCAGCCCGCAGAACGCGCAGGCATTGACCCCCACGCTGGTGGCGGCGGGTATCGACCTGCTGGTCATCCAGGGCACCATCATCTCGGCCGAGCGGGTCGCGTCCGATGGCGAGCCGCTGAACCTCAAGACATTCATCTCCGAACTGGACGTGCCCGTCGTGGCTGGCGGCGTGCTCGATCACCGCACGGCATTGCATCTGATGCGCACCGGAGCCGCAGGCGTCATCGTCGGCTACGGTTCCACCGCCGGTGTCACCACCAGTGATGAGGTGCTGGGCATCAGCGTGCCCATGGCGACCGCGATCGCCGACGCCGCCGCCGCGCGGCGGGAGTATCTCGATGAGACCGGCGGCCGCTACGTGCACGTGCTCGCCGACGGCGACATCCACACCTCAGGCGAGCTGGCCAAGGCCATCGCGTGCGGCGCCGACGCCGTGGTGCTGGGCACACCGCTCGCCGCCGCCGAGGAGTCACAGGGCGGCGGCTGGTTCTGGCCGTCGGCCGCCGCGCACCCGTCATTGCCGCGTGGTGCGCTGCTGCAGGTCGCGTTGGGTGAGCGGCCGTCCTTGGCGCAGGTGCTGTCCGGGCCATCCGATGACCCGTTCGGGTCGCTGAACCTCGTCGGCGGTCTACGCCGCGCGATGGCCAAGGCCGGGTACTGCGATCTCAAGGAGTTCCAGAAGGTCGGTCTGGCCGTCGGCAGCTAG
- a CDS encoding NAD(P)/FAD-dependent oxidoreductase, whose product MASRVYDTIIVGTGFTGIGAAIKLTQAGVDDFVILEREDRVGGTWRDNTYPGAACDIPSLLYSFSFVANPTWSRAYSPAEEIRRHIEAMVEEFDLTRRIQFGVEVNGLAFNEDDGTWTIKTKGRKTFRARTVVLASGPLPDHKLPDIRGIDTYEGTKIHSARWDHDYDFTGKRVAVIGTGASAVQIVPELVKQAAFVKVFQRTPGWVMPRLDIATPQRAQTLFAKVPAAQRLARQALYWGHEASATALVWDSPLTGVVARLSKAHLRRQVKDPWLRRQLTPDFTPGCKRMLISSDYYPALQRDNCKLIDWPIATMSPVGIRTSDGIEHHLDAIVFATGYDVHLSGPPYPVTGIGGRSMADEWSGGAQAYKSINAHGYPNLFIMTGPNSGPGHNSLLVYVEGQLDYAVAGITTILRNQLRYLDVREDVQRRYNEHLQQRLTKTTWMSGCNSWYLTADGFNASMYPGFATQYLRQMRDFRFGDYEAVARDARATLTSSA is encoded by the coding sequence ATGGCGAGTCGCGTATACGACACGATCATCGTCGGCACCGGCTTCACCGGGATCGGCGCGGCCATCAAACTGACTCAGGCCGGGGTCGACGACTTCGTCATCCTCGAACGCGAGGACCGCGTCGGCGGAACTTGGCGGGACAACACCTATCCCGGTGCGGCATGCGATATCCCGTCGCTGCTGTACTCGTTCTCGTTCGTGGCGAACCCGACGTGGTCACGGGCGTACTCACCGGCCGAGGAGATCCGCCGCCACATCGAGGCCATGGTCGAGGAGTTCGACCTGACCCGCCGAATCCAGTTCGGCGTCGAGGTCAACGGGTTGGCGTTCAACGAGGACGACGGCACCTGGACCATCAAGACCAAGGGCCGCAAGACGTTCCGGGCCCGCACCGTGGTCCTCGCCTCGGGTCCGCTGCCCGACCACAAGCTGCCCGACATCAGGGGTATCGACACCTACGAGGGAACCAAGATTCACAGCGCCCGGTGGGACCACGACTACGACTTCACCGGCAAGCGGGTGGCCGTCATCGGCACCGGTGCCAGCGCCGTGCAGATCGTGCCCGAACTGGTCAAACAGGCCGCGTTCGTCAAGGTGTTCCAGCGCACCCCTGGATGGGTGATGCCACGGTTGGACATCGCCACGCCCCAGCGGGCCCAGACGTTGTTCGCCAAGGTTCCTGCCGCACAACGCCTTGCCCGCCAGGCGCTGTACTGGGGTCACGAGGCCAGTGCCACCGCACTGGTGTGGGACTCACCGCTGACCGGCGTCGTCGCCCGGCTCAGCAAGGCCCACCTGCGCCGTCAGGTCAAGGATCCGTGGCTGCGCCGTCAGCTCACCCCCGACTTCACGCCTGGATGCAAGCGCATGCTGATCTCCAGCGACTACTACCCCGCGCTGCAACGCGACAACTGCAAGCTCATCGACTGGCCGATTGCCACCATGAGCCCCGTGGGCATCCGCACCAGCGACGGCATTGAGCACCACCTCGATGCGATCGTCTTCGCCACCGGTTATGACGTGCACCTGTCCGGTCCGCCGTATCCGGTCACCGGGATCGGCGGCCGGTCGATGGCCGACGAGTGGTCGGGCGGTGCGCAGGCCTACAAGAGCATCAACGCCCACGGCTATCCGAACCTGTTCATCATGACCGGCCCCAACTCGGGTCCCGGCCACAACTCGCTGCTGGTGTATGTGGAGGGTCAGCTCGACTACGCCGTCGCGGGAATCACCACGATCCTGCGCAATCAGCTGCGCTATCTCGACGTGCGCGAGGACGTCCAACGCCGCTACAACGAGCATCTACAGCAGCGGTTGACCAAGACGACGTGGATGAGCGGCTGCAACAGCTGGTATCTGACCGCCGACGGATTCAACGCGTCGATGTACCCGGGCTTCGCCACCCAGTATCTTCGACAGATGCGCGATTTCAGATTTGGCGACTATGAGGCGGTGGCACGCGACGCGCGCGCCACCCTCACATCGTCTGCCTGA
- a CDS encoding TauD/TfdA family dioxygenase: MTSAPTITKLGSRIGARVDGVALDGDLPKDTVATIRAALLEHRVIFFRGQDQLDDERQNAFARLLGTPVGHHALKQDGAPLITPIDSEYAKATRWHTDVTFVPDYPSASILRAVTLPEYGGSTLWASTAAAYDALPAPLKTLTENLWAVHSNRYDYAAAPVAEVNDEQQRLRDAFMKPDFRTEHPVVRVHPETGERTLLAGDFVRGFLGLDSHESQTLLDLLQRRITMPENTIRWNWALGDVAIWDNRATQHRAVDDYDNQRRVMHRVTLTGDVPVDVHGQSSRPLADAALLVAS; encoded by the coding sequence ATGACATCGGCCCCGACCATCACCAAGCTCGGCAGCCGCATCGGCGCCCGCGTCGATGGGGTGGCTCTCGACGGCGACCTGCCCAAGGACACCGTCGCGACAATCCGCGCCGCCCTGCTGGAACACCGGGTGATCTTCTTCCGCGGCCAGGACCAGCTCGACGACGAGCGCCAGAACGCGTTCGCACGACTGCTGGGAACCCCGGTCGGGCACCATGCCCTCAAGCAGGACGGTGCCCCGCTCATCACGCCGATCGACTCCGAGTACGCCAAGGCAACCCGCTGGCACACCGACGTCACGTTCGTCCCCGACTACCCCTCCGCATCGATCCTGCGCGCCGTGACACTGCCCGAATACGGCGGCTCGACGCTGTGGGCATCCACGGCCGCGGCCTACGACGCGCTGCCCGCGCCGCTCAAGACACTCACCGAGAATCTGTGGGCCGTGCACAGTAATCGGTACGACTACGCCGCCGCGCCTGTGGCCGAAGTGAACGACGAGCAGCAGCGATTGCGCGACGCCTTCATGAAGCCCGACTTCCGCACCGAGCATCCGGTGGTACGGGTTCATCCCGAGACCGGTGAGCGCACCCTGCTGGCCGGAGACTTCGTCCGCGGATTCCTCGGCCTGGACAGCCATGAGTCACAGACCCTGCTCGACTTGCTACAGCGTCGGATCACCATGCCCGAGAACACCATCCGATGGAACTGGGCACTGGGCGACGTCGCCATCTGGGACAACCGGGCCACCCAGCACCGCGCGGTCGACGACTACGACAATCAGCGCCGCGTCATGCACCGGGTGACGCTGACCGGCGACGTGCCCGTCGACGTGCACGGGCAGTCCAGCCGCCCGCTCGCCGACGCAGCACTGCTGGTGGCGAGCTGA